In a genomic window of Lacrimispora sp. BS-2:
- a CDS encoding tyrosine-type recombinase/integrase, protein MIKEETVTGSEAENKSVVEQSLDDFQSYLEFNNMSSNTIHVYLFAVKQFLGLYHVISHDNLMLYKCYLMEHYKPQTVNLRIRALNCYTESLQLSSSKMLMIRVQQKTFLENVISQADYEYLKKCLIRSGNMLYYFVIRFMAATGVRVSELVQIKVEHVKRGYMDIYSKDNKIRRIYIPKSLREDAMKWLRQIDRVSGYVFLNRYGDPITPAGIRGQLKKFTVLYDLDPKVVYPHSFRHRFAKNFIETCGDISMLSDILGHESIETTRIYLHRSSTEQKQIVNQIVNW, encoded by the coding sequence ATGATAAAAGAAGAAACTGTAACCGGTTCAGAAGCAGAAAATAAAAGTGTCGTCGAGCAAAGCCTTGATGATTTTCAAAGCTATCTGGAATTTAACAACATGTCCTCTAATACCATTCATGTGTATTTATTCGCAGTAAAACAATTTCTTGGTTTATATCATGTGATCAGCCATGATAATCTCATGCTTTATAAATGTTACCTTATGGAACATTATAAGCCCCAGACAGTCAACTTAAGAATCAGAGCTCTTAATTGTTACACAGAGTCTTTACAGCTTTCTTCCTCCAAAATGCTGATGATACGAGTCCAACAGAAAACATTTCTGGAAAACGTTATCAGCCAGGCAGATTACGAATACTTAAAAAAATGTCTGATACGTTCCGGAAACATGCTGTATTATTTTGTCATACGTTTTATGGCAGCCACAGGCGTCCGGGTCAGCGAGCTGGTCCAGATCAAGGTAGAGCACGTAAAACGCGGTTATATGGATATTTACTCCAAGGATAATAAAATAAGAAGAATCTACATACCAAAAAGCCTCCGTGAGGATGCGATGAAATGGCTGCGGCAGATTGACCGGGTGAGCGGATACGTGTTTTTAAACCGCTACGGTGATCCCATTACACCTGCCGGAATCCGGGGCCAGCTTAAAAAATTTACCGTCCTATATGATCTGGATCCAAAAGTGGTTTATCCTCATTCCTTCCGTCACCGTTTTGCAAAGAATTTTATTGAAACCTGCGGGGATATTTCCATGCTTTCCGATATTTTAGGGCATGAAAGCATTGAAACCACAAGAATCTATCTTCATCGAAGCAGCACGGAACAAAAACAGATTGTTAATCAAATTGTGAATTGGTAG
- a CDS encoding tyrosine-type recombinase/integrase, whose translation MLNEELLNDFKKFLKKKNLSSNTITAYAGSVRLFFSMYKEITPESLQHYKSYLITRYRPATVNQRIYAMNHFSRFLAETNGEEYILVASYHLPSVKVQQKTFLDTVISNEDYELFKTKLKEEKNYFWYFIVRFLAATGARVSELIQIKVEHLNLGYLDLYSKGGKVRRIYFPDSLCKEALEWCHGMGKKSGFLFLNKEGRLITPRGINFQLKHLAKRYGIDPDTVYPHSFRHRFAKNFLACFNDISLLADLMGHESIETTRIYLTRSSQEQQQILDEIITW comes from the coding sequence ATGTTAAATGAAGAATTGCTGAATGATTTTAAGAAATTTTTGAAGAAAAAGAATTTATCAAGTAATACCATTACGGCCTATGCGGGCAGCGTCCGACTTTTTTTTAGCATGTATAAAGAAATCACACCGGAGAGCCTTCAGCATTATAAAAGCTACCTGATCACCCGCTACCGGCCTGCAACAGTCAACCAGCGGATCTATGCCATGAATCACTTTTCCCGCTTTTTGGCAGAAACTAATGGAGAGGAATATATTTTAGTCGCCTCTTACCATCTGCCTTCCGTGAAAGTCCAGCAAAAGACATTTCTGGATACTGTTATTTCAAATGAAGATTATGAGCTGTTTAAAACGAAATTAAAAGAAGAGAAAAATTATTTCTGGTATTTTATCGTCCGCTTTCTGGCAGCAACAGGCGCCAGGGTCAGTGAACTGATCCAGATCAAGGTGGAGCATTTAAACCTGGGATATCTGGACCTTTATTCCAAGGGCGGAAAGGTGCGCCGCATTTATTTCCCGGATTCTTTATGCAAAGAGGCACTGGAATGGTGCCACGGCATGGGCAAGAAAAGCGGTTTCCTCTTTTTAAATAAAGAAGGACGGCTGATCACCCCACGGGGGATCAATTTTCAGCTAAAGCATCTGGCCAAACGCTATGGGATAGATCCTGATACCGTCTATCCCCATTCCTTCCGCCACCGTTTTGCCAAAAACTTTTTGGCCTGCTTTAACGATATTTCTCTTTTAGCGGATTTAATGGGACATGAAAGCATTGAGACTACAAGAATTTATCTCACCCGTTCCAGCCAGGAGCAGCAGCAGATTCTCGACGAAATTATCACATGGTAG
- a CDS encoding DUF1934 domain-containing protein yields the protein MTRDVLISIRGMQIAEDDSNSVEMITAGDYFLKNGNHYILYDEIQEDTGGVTKNTIKIHGSGLDIIKRGSSSVHMTFEKDKKNMSCYATPFGELMIGINTKDIQINEEEDRLKVRVAYSLDINYQHVSECNIVLDIHSKATADIRLLN from the coding sequence ATGACAAGAGATGTTCTCATCAGTATCAGGGGGATGCAGATTGCAGAAGATGACAGCAATTCGGTTGAGATGATAACAGCCGGCGATTATTTCCTGAAAAATGGCAATCACTATATCCTGTATGACGAGATCCAGGAGGACACAGGGGGAGTGACCAAGAACACCATTAAGATCCACGGGTCCGGACTGGATATCATCAAACGCGGAAGCTCCAGCGTTCACATGACATTTGAAAAGGATAAAAAAAATATGTCCTGCTATGCCACGCCTTTTGGAGAACTGATGATCGGGATCAACACAAAGGATATCCAGATTAATGAGGAAGAGGACCGCTTAAAGGTGCGGGTGGCCTATTCCCTTGATATCAATTACCAGCATGTATCGGAATGCAATATTGTGTTGGATATTCATTCCAAAGCCACAGCGGATATTCGCCTTTTAAATTAA
- a CDS encoding superoxide dismutase gives MFNQIQLPYAYNALEPYIDALTMETHYSKHHAAYTKNLNDAAQKAGVADKEITSLLSSLDSISDEALRKAIRNNGGGFYNHNLYFSTMSPDGGGEPEGPLKDALEKAFGSFSDFQNQLSGLAAGQFGSGWGWLSANRDGRLVLSASANQDNPLMEGKGFVPILGIDVWEHAYYLKYKNLRADYIKAFFNVIDWKAVASNYENIINN, from the coding sequence ATGTTTAATCAAATACAATTACCCTACGCATATAACGCTTTAGAACCCTACATCGATGCTCTCACAATGGAGACCCATTATTCCAAACATCATGCAGCTTACACCAAAAACTTAAATGACGCTGCTCAGAAGGCCGGTGTTGCAGATAAAGAAATCACCTCCCTGCTCTCTTCTCTGGACAGCATATCCGATGAAGCTCTCAGAAAGGCCATCCGCAACAATGGTGGCGGCTTCTACAATCATAACCTGTATTTTTCAACCATGAGCCCTGACGGCGGCGGAGAACCTGAAGGCCCCCTCAAAGATGCCCTGGAAAAAGCTTTTGGCAGCTTTTCCGACTTTCAGAATCAGTTGAGCGGTCTGGCTGCCGGCCAGTTTGGGTCCGGATGGGGCTGGCTGTCGGCAAACCGGGATGGCAGGCTGGTTCTTTCCGCCAGTGCTAATCAGGACAATCCCCTCATGGAAGGCAAAGGTTTTGTTCCTATTCTGGGCATTGATGTTTGGGAACATGCCTACTATCTGAAATATAAGAATCTCAGAGCTGACTATATTAAAGCATTTTTCAATGTGATTGATTGGAAAGCTGTTGCTTCAAACTATGAAAATATAATAAACAACTAA
- a CDS encoding DNA starvation/stationary phase protection protein: MSKNLFEKLNEYLANQQVMYIKLHNLHWYVKGRSFFTLHAKLEELYDQTAQIMDEVAERLLALGGSPVASLKKALALTSVKELEDVPISSDETINSLISDVEYWIRDTKEIVKLAEDNDDGATADQFNGYLAEYQKLLWMLKSYIS; the protein is encoded by the coding sequence ATGAGCAAAAATTTATTTGAAAAACTTAATGAGTATTTGGCCAACCAGCAGGTCATGTATATCAAACTTCATAACCTGCACTGGTATGTGAAGGGTCGCAGTTTCTTTACACTCCATGCAAAGCTGGAGGAATTATATGACCAGACCGCCCAGATCATGGATGAGGTTGCGGAGCGGCTGCTGGCTTTGGGCGGTTCCCCTGTTGCCAGCTTAAAAAAGGCACTGGCTCTCACTTCCGTCAAGGAACTGGAGGATGTTCCTATTTCCTCAGATGAAACCATTAACAGCCTGATTTCGGATGTGGAATATTGGATCCGGGATACAAAGGAAATCGTTAAGCTGGCCGAGGATAATGACGATGGAGCAACCGCAGATCAATTTAACGGTTATCTGGCCGAATACCAGAAGCTTTTGTGGATGCTGAAGTCATATATCAGCTAA
- a CDS encoding cell wall-binding protein produces the protein MRKQTKLVAVLSTAALLALGASMSSFAATGWQEENGTWVYYSKSGDLETEKWEKSGDNWFYLNEDGEMATDMVVEYNDNYYYVDENGAMVANKWVSVENDDYDGGDDDDEEPLNHWYYFGSNGRAYKSSSTGNTASFKTINGKKYIFDDEAKMLYGWIDDSGDRVTGDDKWRDGLYYCGDENDGAQRVGQWEYLDIVDNSYDGVHDPGVSSDNLFDDEDQTRWFYFKTNGKKMTDENGKTINGRKYSFDVDGRMNAEWVNWSASPTETVATNSTATTSQGNAVYTRGFRYYGSPEDGARVTKGWFQVVPDSYLNKDDYDDDENNWYYADKDGKLVASEIKTINGKKYAFDSYGVMKDGLVAIKFVGNSTTDIEYVAGDDDLADYNFDTEDEFKENVSGLYTEAEYRMYYFGGENDGAMKTGKQNVSIDGDNFQFLFNKSGSTKGQGKFGVDDDKYYLGGMLLKADKDDKYSVVKATTVNGEYTEIKLLTTEKFLDDVKAEKVNDKSFAEFYKFDAKDKKAETEKGIVETKYRLVNTSGTVQKGKTKAKDGDDRCYKVSSSKIIENVFVEN, from the coding sequence ATGAGAAAGCAGACAAAATTAGTTGCTGTATTATCCACAGCAGCACTGCTGGCTTTAGGTGCTTCCATGTCCTCTTTCGCAGCAACCGGCTGGCAGGAAGAAAATGGTACATGGGTGTACTACAGTAAGAGCGGCGACTTAGAGACAGAGAAGTGGGAGAAATCAGGAGATAACTGGTTCTATCTTAATGAAGATGGCGAGATGGCTACCGATATGGTTGTTGAGTACAATGACAACTACTATTATGTAGATGAGAATGGTGCTATGGTAGCCAATAAGTGGGTTTCCGTTGAGAATGACGATTATGACGGCGGCGATGATGATGATGAAGAACCGCTGAATCACTGGTATTACTTTGGATCTAACGGAAGAGCTTATAAGAGCTCTAGTACCGGAAACACTGCTTCTTTCAAGACAATTAACGGAAAGAAATATATCTTTGATGATGAAGCAAAGATGCTGTATGGTTGGATTGATGACAGCGGAGATAGAGTAACTGGTGATGACAAGTGGCGTGACGGTCTTTATTATTGCGGTGATGAAAATGATGGCGCCCAGAGAGTTGGACAGTGGGAGTATCTGGATATCGTTGATAATAGCTATGATGGCGTGCATGATCCTGGTGTTTCCAGCGATAACTTATTCGATGATGAAGACCAGACACGTTGGTTCTATTTTAAAACCAACGGTAAGAAGATGACGGATGAAAACGGTAAGACCATTAACGGCAGAAAATACAGCTTTGATGTAGATGGCCGTATGAATGCTGAATGGGTTAACTGGTCGGCTAGTCCTACTGAGACGGTAGCAACAAACAGCACTGCTACTACCAGCCAGGGTAATGCTGTATATACAAGAGGGTTCAGATATTATGGAAGCCCGGAAGATGGCGCCAGAGTAACCAAGGGTTGGTTCCAGGTTGTGCCTGATTCTTATCTGAACAAAGATGATTATGATGATGATGAAAACAACTGGTACTATGCTGATAAGGATGGTAAATTAGTTGCATCTGAAATCAAGACCATTAATGGAAAGAAATATGCGTTTGATTCCTATGGTGTAATGAAGGATGGCCTGGTTGCTATTAAGTTTGTTGGAAACAGCACAACGGACATTGAATATGTTGCAGGTGATGACGACTTAGCTGACTACAACTTTGATACAGAAGATGAATTCAAAGAAAATGTATCTGGCCTGTACACGGAAGCAGAATACAGGATGTACTATTTTGGCGGCGAAAATGACGGTGCTATGAAGACCGGCAAGCAGAATGTTAGCATTGATGGAGATAATTTCCAGTTCTTATTCAATAAGTCCGGAAGCACAAAAGGCCAGGGTAAATTTGGGGTAGATGATGACAAGTATTACCTTGGAGGTATGCTGTTAAAGGCTGATAAGGACGATAAATATTCTGTAGTCAAGGCTACAACAGTCAATGGAGAATATACAGAAATTAAGCTTCTGACAACAGAGAAGTTCCTGGATGATGTCAAAGCTGAGAAAGTAAACGACAAGTCATTTGCCGAATTCTATAAATTTGATGCTAAAGATAAAAAAGCAGAAACTGAAAAGGGTATTGTAGAGACAAAATACAGATTAGTTAACACATCTGGTACAGTTCAGAAGGGCAAGACCAAAGCAAAAGACGGAGATGACCGTTGCTATAAAGTTAGCAGCAGCAAGATAATCGAAAATGTATTTGTAGAGAATTAA
- a CDS encoding ATP-binding protein — MIISFRFRNFRSFLDETFIDMKAVNYKEHPNHLVMSGNKKLIKTLAIYGANSSGKTNLFLAFASFHSFIFWQLFSMEDIPRKHFMSLLQISSLDKILPFLEEDSNSQPTEMELSFISGERVYEYGFSVLKGKILSENLAVDNHVVYTRNADEITIGRQYEKVLRQKAGILPREDRLFCSILSCLDIPEITAFMEPFETFFSKQIAYYCDFLEPFQLAGHLIMDGRAYKALENPEALNYALAQLRKLGIPAVEFIVEKGLPKLGYQVKSRETGQFQIHYRDYTKVSMGTMKYLQFFIQVYHLSQKGGGILIIDNISNEFHPTVTKFFIDTFQQDKNSNIQIIFTTYDISILNNQQFRRDEVAFVDMNEYQESRLYTLADIKVRSDASFSKDYLLGKYGAIPLLKECIF; from the coding sequence ATGATAATTTCATTTCGTTTTAGAAACTTCCGTTCCTTTCTGGATGAAACTTTTATTGATATGAAGGCAGTTAATTACAAGGAACACCCAAACCACCTGGTAATGTCAGGAAACAAAAAACTGATCAAGACTCTGGCTATATACGGAGCAAACTCCAGCGGGAAAACCAATCTTTTTCTCGCTTTTGCCAGTTTTCATTCTTTTATTTTCTGGCAGCTCTTTTCAATGGAGGACATTCCCAGGAAACATTTTATGTCGCTGCTGCAGATCAGCTCTTTGGACAAAATCCTTCCATTCCTGGAGGAGGACTCCAATTCCCAGCCCACGGAAATGGAACTTTCCTTTATCAGCGGGGAGCGGGTCTATGAATACGGCTTTTCTGTCCTCAAAGGGAAAATTCTCTCGGAAAATCTGGCAGTGGATAACCATGTGGTATACACACGTAATGCCGATGAGATTACCATTGGACGCCAGTACGAAAAAGTTTTACGTCAAAAGGCAGGAATCCTCCCTCGCGAGGATCGGTTATTCTGTTCTATTTTATCATGCCTGGATATACCCGAAATCACCGCATTCATGGAACCTTTTGAAACCTTTTTTTCGAAGCAGATCGCTTATTACTGTGATTTCCTTGAACCATTCCAGCTTGCAGGTCATCTGATCATGGATGGAAGGGCATACAAAGCCCTCGAAAACCCGGAGGCCCTTAATTATGCATTGGCACAGCTAAGAAAGCTTGGAATCCCGGCTGTAGAATTTATTGTTGAAAAGGGACTTCCTAAGCTTGGATACCAGGTAAAATCCCGGGAAACCGGCCAGTTCCAGATACACTATAGGGACTACACAAAGGTTTCCATGGGCACAATGAAATACCTTCAATTTTTTATACAGGTTTATCATCTGTCCCAAAAAGGTGGTGGTATTCTGATTATTGATAACATATCAAATGAATTTCATCCGACTGTTACAAAATTCTTTATTGATACTTTTCAGCAGGATAAAAACTCAAACATACAGATTATTTTCACGACCTATGATATCTCCATATTAAATAATCAGCAGTTCCGCCGGGATGAAGTAGCTTTTGTGGATATGAACGAATATCAGGAGTCCAGGCTATACACCTTAGCAGACATAAAAGTCCGGTCTGATGCCAGCTTTTCCAAGGACTATCTTTTAGGCAAATATGGGGCAATTCCGCTTCTTAAAGAATGTATTTTCTAA